The genome window GCCATCATTGGAAAGCCGGCTCTCGCCTCTCGTGAAATTCTGCACGGTCTCGACCTCCAAGGGATAGGCCCACTCGCACGTTCGTTCAAGAGAACCTTAGCCCGTGCAAGCCAACAAGCCGTCGCACAGGTGGGCACCGAGACTATTTCGGCTCGCCAATGCGCCACCATCTTTTTACGTGAGCTGTTGGCCGCCACCGCAGAATACGAACGCCAAAAATCGGACCCACATCGCACGCGACTACAGCGTTTCATTAGCCTCTTACGATGGTGGCGTAAAGAGGGACAGGTCACCGATCTCACCATGACGGTACCTGTGGAGAGCTACGAACCCTATCGGGCTGAACTCTACCAGATCGCCCGTAAGCTGGGTGTCAGCCGTTTCCGTACCCTTGATGAGCCGGTGGCCGCCGCCCTCGGTTATGGCATTGACCTCAGCGATGAAAAGCATCTGCTTGTTGTGGATTTCGGTGGAGGCACGCTCGACCTCGCCGTCGTTCGAACGCATCCCACCCACCCCTCCGGTCGTGATGCCTCTCAACATCGTGCGACCCTCCTTGCCGGTCGCGGCGCCGAACTCGGCGGAGAAACCGTAGACCAATGGCTTGCTGACTTCGCCTGCCAAAAGCTACGTGCCCATCAAATGGCTCTGCGCCCCGTGCTTCTTGCGCAAGCCGAAGCCGTTAAGAAAGACCTCAGCAACAAGGCCTCCATCGCCGATAGCAGCTTTTTCCTCCTACAAGGTGCCGGACGCATCGAAATTACACGCCAAGAGTTTATCGATCTGCTTGAAGAACGCGGCCTCTATCGCACCCTCGAAGTGTTAACCGATGCGGTGCTAGATGACTGTCGTCATGAACTTGATGAGGCCGACCTAGATGCCGTTCTCCTTGTTGGTGGCTCGACTCTTCTCCCCGGCGTCCGCGATCTCTTCGAAAAGCTTTTCGGGCCCCAGCGCGTCCACTACTGGGAGCCGTTTGAGGCCGTGGTAAAAGGAGCCGCCATTTTCGGCGCTGGATATAGCGTAGATCAAATCATCCACCACGACTACGCTATTCGCGTCTACAACGATGCGGAACAGAAAGCCGAATATGAGCGTCTTATTCGACGAGGTACAAGCTATCCCACTCCGGTGCCTTTTGAAACACGCTATTACGCCGTGACCGAAGGCCAACAACTGTTCCGCCTACCCGTCTGCGAGGTCGGTTACGCAGGACGCATGAACCTGCCATGGAAGCGCCGTAGCAACGGCAACGAATACTGGATACCTACAGAGGCTGAGGAAGCCGAGTGCGTTATCACCCTCAACGAGGGCGACACTCTGCGCCTCATACCGCCAGGACAAGGACCGCAGGCCCGCCTGCGGATCGACTTCTCAATTGATAGCAATCGCTATCTCTGTGCGACGATTCACGATCTGTTGAAACAGCGCGACCTGCGCACCGATGAACGAGTTGTAAAGCTGCGCTGAGATCGCCAAAAAATAAAACTAAGGAATATGAAGGAGATGGCCGATGCCCACTCAAAGAGAGGCAGGCCTGCGTGCACTGAAACAAGGGGATTTTGAAAGGGCGCGTGTGCTATTGGAAAGCGCCTGCTGGCAGTACCCCGAAGACTTCAAAGCACACTACCTACTAGGTGCCGTTTACTATAGCTGTCGGCGCTACGACCAGGCGGTCTCGGCTCTGCAGAGAGCCGTGTTTCTAAAACCACATTCACCACAAGCTCACTATAACCTCGGCATTGCCCTCGAACGTATCGGCAAATGGGACGATGCCGCCAATGAAGTGCGTAAGGCACTTGAGCTCGATCCTCGCTATGAAGTCGCTTCAGGCACTCTACGCAAATGGGCACGCGCCGGTAAAATCTCTCTAACCCCAGAAGAAGAGGACAGACTGTTAGCCGGCCTGCCGCGCAATTGGCTCACCTCGCACAATGCTGACGCCGCGCCATCCCAGGTGGAGACGTCTTCCCAAGAGGTACAGAGTTCCACAGAATCCGAAGCCCTAAATGCCAGCCCATTCTCCTCCTCCGCTATGCTGCCGCCCTTCATGGACACCAAACCTTCGCCCCAAGAAAGTGTTAGCCCGCCTATTAGCCAACCGGTAGCTGCCCAGGATAACTCCCTCGATGTGTCATCTGCAAACCAACCCAGCCCTCCAGATGCCCTACCTATAGTTACCGAATCAGCTCCACAGCAGCATGAGATACAGACACAGACCTCCTCAGAAGAAGGCAACAACGATCCCCCACAAACGGATGTCCCAACTCTACAGCCTAGCCTGTTAGCACCACCACCCATCGAATGGTCGCAGCCGGACGAGGTGCCGTTGCTGTCCGATCCGCTCGACCCTGTCCTCCTGCAAGAGGCCCTAGAGACCGCCAACGAAGCCGCACCGCCACCCTCACCTGTTGCTCCCCCACCGATTCTCTCAGAAGTGGCTTCACCTCCTGCAGCGACTCTGGAAGAGCCTACCGACAATCTAGAGCTGACAGAGCCACTGGCCTCATCGGTATCCGGCGAGGTATTGATCCCGCCGGAAATAAAAGAACCCACTGATGTCAACGTTCTTGAACTGCTGGCCCCACCAGAGATATTTGAGGTACCTACGCCCGAATCACTCCCAACGCCTTCCGTGCCACCTCCTGTTATCGAGGAAGACGACAACGAGAAACAAAACCTCGCAATGACCTCTATACCGGAAGATTCCCTTAGCGCAGCTGACAACAGCTCGATAGCAACCGAGTCGGGGACACATGTGACAGGTTTCACAGGCACCACAGTGCGCGAAACAGAGACAACGTCTTCGCACCCTACATCTCTGCCAATTGAGCCAGTATCTGCATCGCTAGAGCCTCCGATGCTCGAGACACCTCTTGAACACGCTACCCACGAGTCCGCCGAAGAGAGCGCCTCCTCTCCTCCCCACAAGCCATCTCTATCCACAAATGCCCCAGAAGAGACTGCAAGTGCAGCCGATCAAAATCGAGTTCAGTCCAAGTCACGCTCAGCAAAAGCAAGGGCCTCCGACGAACCCGACACAGAGGATTACATCTATTTTGTGCCCGTACCCTGCCAAGAGGCCACCGAAGCGTTGCAAATTGCCATCGCTAGCCTTGTTCTCTTTGTAGTCGGTATTGTCCTAGGCCCTATTGCTATTCGCAAAGCCATCGAGGCCAAACGATGGATCGCCGCTAGTCCCTACTTCACAGGCGCCACCCAAGCCAACATCGCCCTTGTATTAGGCGTTCTCAGCACCGTTATTTCCCTGATCTTTTGCATTCACTACGTTCCTACCCTTTTCGCCACCCATTAGAGAGGAACATATCGTTCATGCGCGTACTTGTCACAGGCGCTACCGGTTTTTTAGGTAAAGCCCTCTGTACACAACTACAGAAGCAGGGACACACCCTATCGATTGTAACACGCTACCCTGAGCGTGTCCACTCTGTGTTCGGAGCAAACGTCGAAAGCATCTGTTGGAACCATCAAAGCTCCCTTCTCAAAGCCTTAGAAGAGGCTCAGGCCGTGATCAATTTAGCAGGCGCCTCCATCGCCGGTAAGCGCTGGAACGCAGCCTATAAAGAGGAGCTTGTGCGCTCTCGTGTGGAGACCACCCATACCCTTGTAGATAGCATGCATCGCTGTAAGCAACCTCCCTCTATCCTCCTCTCCGCCTCGGCGGTAGGTTACTATGGGGACTGCAACGATAAGATGATCACAGAGGAGCGGCCAGCCGGCTCCGATTTTTTGGCAGAGCTCTGCCTCCAGTGGGAGGCCGAGGCCAACCGCGCTCGCCAGTGTGGAGCACGCGTGGCGACGATGCGACTAGCCACGGTGCTCGGACCGGGCGGCGCCTTAGCGAAGATGCTAAGGCCTTTCCCCTCTCTCCCTATCAACCCATGGAAACTCGGTTTAGGAGGCCCGTTTGGCTCGGGAAAACAGTGGATGCCCTGGATCCATATCGAAGATGCCGTAGGCCTCTTCCTATGGGCTCTTCAGGAAGCCTCGCTCGACGGTCCATGTAACGCGGTAGCCCCCGAGACGATTAGTAATTTAGAGTTTGCTCGTGCCCTCGCAAGTCTCTACGGCAAACAAGCCTCTTTCCCTATTCCTGCCTTTCTCCTTAGGCTTCTACTTGGAGAGTTTGCCGAATCGCTCCTCGCCAGCCAGCGCGTTGTGCCCGCCGTTGCAAAACGTCTCGGCTATACCTATCGCTATCCGGAGCTACTGCCGGCTCTCAAAGAGAGCGTCACAGTATTAGAGAGAGTGTTTAAGCAGTGAACTGGTTTACCTATTCCGACTATTGCCCCTAAAGCCTCCCTTGGCAAGCAGGACAATGTCTTGTATGTACCCGTAAAACCAAGCATGTTTAAATTTCCACTTTCGGTTGCAAACGCACAATTTCAGGCGTATACTAATCTCGATCCGACAGGAAAAAGAGAGATAATACGCATGAAGGCGCGTTGCCAACTAGTAACCTCGTTCTTTCTGGCCATTCTTCTCCTTCGCCTTACCGTACTATCCTGTAACGCGGCACAGCAAAATGCACCACAGTCGCCTTCTCTTATGGCGCTCGGGGGGATCGGTTCGGGCGCTGTGTTTCTTAGCTCCGACGCAAGCCTTGCTGCAGCGGAGCCAACCGCCGGCGATTATCACTCCTTTCCTCCCTATGAAATCGGCTTTCTTGCAGCGCGTGTTCGTATTGGGGAAGAGACCCACGCCGTGCTCCTCTCGACACAAAGCCTTCACGATTTGCCTAGTCTACCCAAGTTGGCCACTACACGCCGTTTCCCTATCGCGCATTTTCAAGTTCCCCAAGACCTTTTGCCCGTAGCAACGGAGCTTCTTGCCTTCTCCTCTTTTATTCCGCACGATATTGCCAACTCCACTCTGCCCGTAGCTGGCTTTGTGGTTACCTTTCATAATCCGCTGCCCATTGCCGCTGAGGTCAGTGCCCTCATCTCCTGTCCATCGCTCTTCCAGCAGCCTCTTAAAGCGGAGATACTACCTGCAGCGAACGGCTTTTTCGGGGCACATATCGTGAGCAAACAGGGAGAAACAGCCGTTCTTACATACCCCCAAAGAGGAGACGCCACGGTAACCGCCTGTTGCTGGAATACAGGTGCGCCCAATGCTGCATGGTGGCACGACTTTCAAGAAACCGGCGATCTAACCGGCCAACAGCAACTCGATAATGCTAGTTCGCCCTCTATTGCCATCTGTGTCCATCTCACCCTCGCACCTCACGACCAAGTACAAATTCCGTTTGCTGTGGCCTGGCACACCAATCTTTCTCCATCGCCCTACTATGCTGCCCTCTTTCCTAACGCGACCGCTATCGCCCAAAGACTTCTCGCAAACTGGCTGGCCCTCTATGCCCTTACAGCTGAATGGCAGGACAACCTTAACTTCTCTAATCTCCCTGCCCAACTGCTCCAAAAGTTAACCGATAGCCTTCAACCGCTGCTTACTAACGCAACACTCGATCAACAAGGCGCACTGGCGCTTCCTAAAGAGGCTTCCCTCCCTCCCGCAGACAGACTCGTTCAAAGGCTTTTTCTCCTATCGCCCCTGCTCGACCTCTATCCCGATCTCATCGTCACAGAGATTCGGAAACTCAGCGACTCGTTTCAACAGACCAAGAACAATATAGACGCCGCTGCCCTCCTGATTCTCAGTAACGCCTATGTGCATCAGACAAATAATCTCATACCGCTTACAACGAACGCCCAGACTCTACAAGCAGCCATCCAAGCGGTAGCTAGTTCACAACCCCAAGCCAATATCCTGTGGACATGGGCTGCCCTGTTTGCGGCCGAGTCACTTACCGATCTGATCCATGCTCAGTCTCTTAAGATGCAACTCTCTCAGGCTTTTACCAAAGCAAACGAAGTTATTACCCAGCAATTCCAAAGCTTCACGGCCCCTACAACTGCTTCGGACTTTCCGGCTAAATGGCTCGACCAAATAGCGCTTATTCGCGTCTTTTTACCCGACATCCCTATCCCCCTCACCATTCCTCATCTACTCTCCTACACCCACGTGCTCTCTGCAAGCCAAGCATTTCTACTTGTTGCTCAGAACGATCCCGACAGAGGATTTCGCTACCTGTCTTCCATAGCTACGGAACCCGACAACCCCACCGCAGTAGTTATCTGGAGTCTTCTCAAAGCTCTAGATGGGTTTCGAATCGATCAGATACAGCGAGAGCTGTGGCTTCTGCCATCCTTCCCCAGCGCGTGGCCCCGCCTTGAAAGCCCTATCTTCTCAGCCAACCTATGGGCAACGCTCCACTATACTCCCACCGCACGAGGAGAGATAATGCGTTTCTATGTGGTCCGTCTCTTTGCACCCGGCCCTCTCGCCTATCCACACAGCGCAGGCCTACTTCCCAAGCTGCCAGCACCACAGCTTGAAATCAACGCTCTATATATTCCAGCGCCCCCACCATTCCCCGAGAGACGGCCCAATCGCCTAACTGAAGTCCATCTCAGCCTAGCTCAACGCCCACTGGGCTTTCGATTAAAGCCCATCAATCCTTCCGTCCTCTGTCTGCAACTCGATGCTCCCCTACAATTAACCGCAGGCGATGAGCTGGACATTGAAGTCCATTAAGCGTTGCCAACAGACGTAGCCATTTAAAATGCGAGTTTGACTATCCAGCACGCGCTGGTTGAAGGATATTTTGAGGCTCGATAACCTCAAATACTCCACGAGCCGCCCAACCGTATTGGGAGGTAAGCCGGGGTAACAGATACATGGGCACTCTGCGCACAAGGGGGGCACGCTTTACCTGTCCATGCTGACGTTCCCATAGCAGATCGGCGGCCTCCCGACCGAGCTGTTCCCACGGCAGATAGAGTGTGGTGAGAAAATGCGCGCCTCCGATGGCGGTATTATCAAACCCCACCATAGCTGGCCATCGTACCGTCGGCAAACCGCTGTTCCGCAAAACCGAAATAACCCCCAGCGCTATTCGATCGTTTGCAGCGACGATCGCAGTTATCTCTCCCATTCGGCGCAACAACGCCTCTCCAAGCTCGACCCCGATGTGAAACATCGCTTCTCCTGTCCACGTTGGCACCTTGGAAGGATGAAATGCTAACCCCTGAGGGCTAAGCCCACTTGATTCTAAAGCTTCGCGCCATCCCTCTTCACGCAACACAGACCATTCAAAGCCCGGATGCAGTTTCGCAGAGGTATGTGCCCCCAAAAAGGCGATTTGGCGATGTCCCAGGCGAATGAGATGGTTGGCCGCCATTCGACCCCCCTCAAACTCGTCAAAGGCCACCACGTCGCCTAAACTGCCAGACGAAGAGGAGGCAAAGGTTACATTCGGCAAAGCCTCCTGGTCGAAATAGGAAAAGATCTCCCTGTTCTCCGGCGAGGAGATATCTCCAAAAACGCCTAAAATGGAGGGAAGCTGCCCCTGATGAAAAAGCTCCCTTATCTGCCCTGGACGCAAGGCCAAAGTGGTCGCACCGAGTTGAGCCATGCGCATTTCGAAACCATGCTGCGCGGCCAAAGGCATGTCTTCCTGAACGATCCATAGATAGAATCCTTCAAGAGGGACAGGACGTCTCCTCACGAACGTGCCGACGCGCGAGACTGTGCAAAGCAATCCTTCTTCCACCAAAGTTTGCATGGCACGATGGGTAACGTTGACCGAAATGTTATATTTTTTTGCCAACTCCTTCATGGGAGGCAGCGTCTCACCAGGTTGTAAACTACCAGAACGCACCGCCTCGCGCAAATCTTGAATAAGCGCGTTTCGACGTCGTTCCACCTCTCTTCGTGTCGCCATAACTTTCTCTCTCCAAGGGTACTACTTTACGTACTTTGGGTCTTAGCTGTATCAGCGAAAACTCACACAGTTTAAAACAGTTAGTATTTCCTAAAAAGTTCCCTCACCTATATGGTCTCTCTGCAAACGAGGTCTCTTGTTAGGAGATATCCGTATCGAAAGACTCTTTTAACGTCAAAAAGTTTCGCTTTTTCTCATCGGAGCAGAAAATGCAGGACATCGGCTTGTCTCCGTTGAAGTTATGTTGGAAAATACTCGAGGAGGAAGCGGAATATGTCGAGCCGTCAAGGAAAAGCGGTGCTGCTAAATGCCCCTAACACGCCCGCCGTTGTTGAAGATATTCTGGTAGACCCACCAGGTCCTAATGAGGTTCTTGTGAGAATCGTGGCTAGTGGGGTTTGCCACACAGACCTCACGGTAAAAAAACTTGAAGGCATGGGCATGCCTTTCCCCATTGTGCTCGGCCACGAGGGTGCCGGTTATGTAGAGGAGGTAGGCGAAGGTGTAACCCATCTTGCGCCAGGCGATCCGGTGGTACTAGCCTACCGTGCCCCTTGTGAACAATGCCCGGCCTGCCGCCGTGGAGACCCGCGCCACTGCTATGTAGCCCTACGCCCCAAACAGCGCATCCATCGCAAGCGCGATGGAGCTCTTTGTTCGCAGGTGCTTCGCTGTGGCACCTTCAGCACCTATACGGTTGTTCATGCAAAGGCTGCCATCAAAATGCCATCGGATATGCCCCTCGATAAAGCATGTCTTATCGCATGCGGAGTCGTCACCGGCGTCGGTGCTACCTTCAACACGACACCCGTCTTTGCCGGATCGCGCGTGGCTGTTATCGGTTGTGGAGGCGTTGGGTTGAGTGTTATCCAGGGTGCGAAGTTAGCCCACGCACGCCAGATCATCGCCGTAGACATTAACCCGACGAAGTTGGAGTGGGCTCGAAAATTCGGCGCCACGCACACCGTCAACGCACGCGAGACAGACCCCGTTGCAGCCGTACGCTCCCTCACCGAAGATGGCTACGACGGAGGAGTAGAGTTTGCTTTTGAGGCCACGGGCATCCCTTCTTGTATCGAGCAGGCCGTGCGTATGCTGGCCTATGGAGGCACCGCGACAACCATCGGTCTTCCCGCAGCCACCGACAGCGTTACCCTTAATTTGGGCGATATGGCCACCGGTGTCTATTGGAACAAAGCCGCCCTGCGGGTTTGTCACGCCGGCGACACACTCCCCTCACACGATTTCCCTCTCCTAGCCCAGCTTTACCTACAAAAACAGCTTAACCTTGACGACATGGTCACTCGAATTATCGGGCTAGAGGATGTGGAAGACGCCTTCCATGAGATGGAGACAGGCAACGTAATTCGCTCGGTCATTAAACTTCCTGCGTGAAGAAGTGGAATCGAAACAGATGAGGATACAACGGGCGACGCGGCTCTATAACGAATGGATGGCTCTCTACACGGTACCGGTTGAATCCGATCTGCAACTCAAATATAAGGCCATGGCCTCCAGCGCATTCCCCTTTCTACGCGCTACCTTCTATCGCTGGATGCAGCGTTGGCCGAAGGTCTGTGCAGAGTTTGCCAATGCCCCTACGGTGCTTGGCGTCGGCGACCTCCATGTAGAGAACTTCGGCACCTGGCGCGATGCCGAAGGACGGCTTGTTTGGGGCATCAACGATTTTGATGAGGCTGCCCATTTCCCCTATACGCTCGACATTATTCGACTCGCAACTAGCGCCATCTTGGCCATTGAGGAAAATCATCTTCACCTCTCCGCCGACGTAGCCTGCACAGCGATTCTGGAAGGCTATCTTGAGAGTCTTGCAAAGGGCGGACGTCCCTATGTGCTTGCGGAAGAACACGGTTGGTTACGCCATTTAACTACCGGCGAGCTGCGCAACCCCGAAAAGTTTTTTCATAAGATGGACGCTCTCCCCGAACCAGAAGGGCCTATTCCCGAAAGCGCTCAAGTAGCCCTAGAACACCTTTTACCGGCGAAAGGGCTCTCCTATAAGCTAAAACGACGGATTGCTGGACTTGGCAGCCTCGGACGCCCACGCTACGCTGCCATCGCCGAATGGGAAGGAGGTTTGGTGGTTCGCGAGGCAAAAGCTCTCCTTCCCTCGGCGGCGATCTGGGCTGCAGGGCTTGAGCGCGCTCCCGAAATCTACTATCAGGCTCTCCTCGATCGCGCCGTGCGCTGCCGCGACCCCTTTGTTCGCCTCGAAGGACACTGGATCGTTCGTCGCCTTGCCCCCGATTGCTCACGTATCGAACTATCTCAGCTGCCTCAGGAGCGTGACGAGCAGAGGCTTCTCCACGCCATGGGCTTTGAAACCGCCAACGTTCACCTCGGCTCCCCTAACTGCATAGCAGATGTTCTTCCACACGTGAAACGGCTTAAGGCGAGCCAACTTCGCTCCGCAGCTAATGCGATGGTAGAAGCTACCCTTGACGATTGGCAAAAATGGCGTCAGGACCCCTTCCCCGAGAAAAAAACGACCAAGTCACACTAACTCGTCACCGCGCATCCTCTTTTTGGGGTATTGGTATTAAGAGAAAAACTGTGCCGCAAAACGACAGACGGCATTCGTGTTACAACTTTTTGGAACAGGAGTTTTCCATGGAAAGAATCTATAACTTCAGCGCCGGCCCTGCTATGCTACCTCTACCTGTGCTCGAAGAGGCGAGTAAAGGTGTCCTCGAAATACAAAATTCCGGTATGTCCATTCTAGAGGTCAGTCATCGAGGCAAACACTATGAAGCCATTCATTACGATACGATCCAACGTGTGCTCTCCGTGCTTAGCCTCTCACCTGAAGAATTTGACGTTCTTTTTTTGGGAGGAGGGGCAAGCCTCCAGTTTGCTATGCTCCCAATGAACTTCCTTCGTGCCGGTCAAACGGCCGACTATATCAATACGGGCGAATGGGCCGTTAAAGCCATCTCTGAAGCAAAACGCTTCGGCACCGTAAATATTGCCGGTACCTCGGAAGACAGACGTTACTCCTATATCCCAACCGAACTACACCTCTCCCCAAGCGCACGTTATGTTCATATCACCACCAACAATACGATCGAAGGAACCGAGTGGCATACGCTACCCGAGACCAACGGCGTGCCATTGGTGGCAGACTGCTCTTCCGACATCTTTGCGCTTGAACGAGACTATTCGCGCTTCCACCTCTTCTATGCAGGTGCTCAAAAAAATGCCGGTCCCGCAGGGGTTACCCTCGTGGTAGCGAGAAAAGAGTTCCTCCAACAAGCGGCCGACGACGTGCCAACCATCCTCTCCTATAAAACACATGCGAAGGCAAACTCACTCTATAACACGCCCCCAGTTTTTGCCATCTATGTGATGAACCTTGTTATGAAATGGATAGAAGCCCAAGGTGGTCTGAAAACGATCGAGGCGCACAACCGTCAGAAAGCTGCTCTTATCTACGATGCGCTCGATGCACATCCTGATGTCTACGACCCCACCGTAACACAAAAGGCCGATCGTTCCCTCATGAACGTGACCTTCCGACTTAAAAACCCAGAATGGGAAGCGGCTTTTCTAGAAGGTGCCAAGGCGAGGAAAATGGAGGGTCTAAAAGGTCACCGATCGGTCGGAGGGTTCCGCGCCTCCATCTATAATGCGTTTCCCATAGAAGGTTGTCAGGCGCTTGCGGACTACCTCCATGCATTCGCCGCCAATCCCACATCAAAAGCAAGCTAAGAGGCTAAAAATGGATCCTACACTCCAAAAACTGCATCGTTGGATTGACGATCATCAGAATGAAATCATCGAGGCCCTTCAGGGGGTCTTGCGCATCCCCAGCGTAGAAGGCCCACCGGAACCCGGTGCTCCCTATGGCCGTGCCGTTCGCGAGGCTTTAGACTATACTCTCGAACTGAGTCGCAAACTCGGTTTTCGTGTGCGCGATATTGACGGACATGCCGGGGATGCGGAGTTTGGCGAAGGCTCCGAATATATAGGAGTATTGGGGCATCTCGATGTTGTCCCTGAAGGAGAGGGTTGGCACTACCCACCCTATGGCGCCGAAATCCACGATGGCTATATCTATGCACGGGGCGCCTCCGATGATAAAGGCCCAACCTATGCTGCGCTATTCGCTGCTAAAGCGCTCATGGAGAGCGGCTCGCCGCTTCGACGCAGGGTCCGGATTATCTTCGGCTGCAATGAGGAGAGCGGCTTTGGCTGCATGCATCACTATTTCGATGTCACTAACCAAGAACGCCCTCTCTACGGTTTCACCCCTGATGCCTCCTTCCCCCTTATCTACGCAGAGAAAGGCATTGTGAACCTTACTCTCTCCAAACCCCTCCCAAATAACAACGCAGATCTCTATATTGCCTATGCCCAGGGTGGTCGCCGTCCGAATATGGTGCCCGATCATGCAAGCGCCCTCCTTGCCGGCAGCGCTAAAGCGCTACGTGAGGCCGAAACCCTCCTAAACCGCTACTGGGATCGTAACATTACGTTCAACCACACAGATGAAGGCATAAAAATAGAGGCTATCGGCAAATCGGCACATGGCAGCCATCCCACAGCTGGCGACAATGCCATTGTGCGACTTGCCCGCGTCTTGTGCGAGTTCGAACTTCCTGAACGCTCCCTTTGGCTCGATTGGGTCGTGCACGCCTCAGATACAGCCGGCAGTGGTCTGGGAATCGCCCACCGTGACGACGTGTCCGGACCTCTCACCTCTAACCTCGGCGTCTTGGAGTACAAGGGCGGACGCGTTTTTCTCACCTATAACATCCGTTACCCTGTTACCTGGCCGTTAGATAGTCTGCTGGATCAAGGACGTCCGTTTTGGGAAAAGGAGGGATGGAGCTACGAGGTTACCCAGGGTCACGCCCCCCTCTACGTACCGCTTGATCAAGAACCGGTGGCAACCCTTCTGCGCGTCTATCGTGAAGAAACAGGAGATATGAAAAGTCAACCTGGCACAATGGGCGGAGGAACCTATGCACGCGCAACACCACGTACCGTTGCCTATGGTGCTGCTTTCCCCGACGGAAAAGATGGACCAGCTCACGAGCCGGACGAGCGTATCGCGATTCAGTCCGTGCTGAAAGCAGCAAAAATCTACGCTCATGCCCTTTACGAACTCGCGAAGTAAACCGTTGCACGTCCCACGGTGCCGCTCGCCCCAATACTGCGGAGGCGAATAGCGAACAGTGCTCCTCTCCACTCCCCATTCGCTATTCGCCCCTTTTCGAGGGGAAGGCCTCGTGGAAAGTTCAGAATTCGAAGCAAGTA of Chthonomonas calidirosea T49 contains these proteins:
- a CDS encoding Zn-dependent alcohol dehydrogenase, with protein sequence MSSRQGKAVLLNAPNTPAVVEDILVDPPGPNEVLVRIVASGVCHTDLTVKKLEGMGMPFPIVLGHEGAGYVEEVGEGVTHLAPGDPVVLAYRAPCEQCPACRRGDPRHCYVALRPKQRIHRKRDGALCSQVLRCGTFSTYTVVHAKAAIKMPSDMPLDKACLIACGVVTGVGATFNTTPVFAGSRVAVIGCGGVGLSVIQGAKLAHARQIIAVDINPTKLEWARKFGATHTVNARETDPVAAVRSLTEDGYDGGVEFAFEATGIPSCIEQAVRMLAYGGTATTIGLPAATDSVTLNLGDMATGVYWNKAALRVCHAGDTLPSHDFPLLAQLYLQKQLNLDDMVTRIIGLEDVEDAFHEMETGNVIRSVIKLPA
- a CDS encoding DUF2252 family protein, whose protein sequence is MRIQRATRLYNEWMALYTVPVESDLQLKYKAMASSAFPFLRATFYRWMQRWPKVCAEFANAPTVLGVGDLHVENFGTWRDAEGRLVWGINDFDEAAHFPYTLDIIRLATSAILAIEENHLHLSADVACTAILEGYLESLAKGGRPYVLAEEHGWLRHLTTGELRNPEKFFHKMDALPEPEGPIPESAQVALEHLLPAKGLSYKLKRRIAGLGSLGRPRYAAIAEWEGGLVVREAKALLPSAAIWAAGLERAPEIYYQALLDRAVRCRDPFVRLEGHWIVRRLAPDCSRIELSQLPQERDEQRLLHAMGFETANVHLGSPNCIADVLPHVKRLKASQLRSAANAMVEATLDDWQKWRQDPFPEKKTTKSH
- the serC gene encoding 3-phosphoserine/phosphohydroxythreonine transaminase, which produces MERIYNFSAGPAMLPLPVLEEASKGVLEIQNSGMSILEVSHRGKHYEAIHYDTIQRVLSVLSLSPEEFDVLFLGGGASLQFAMLPMNFLRAGQTADYINTGEWAVKAISEAKRFGTVNIAGTSEDRRYSYIPTELHLSPSARYVHITTNNTIEGTEWHTLPETNGVPLVADCSSDIFALERDYSRFHLFYAGAQKNAGPAGVTLVVARKEFLQQAADDVPTILSYKTHAKANSLYNTPPVFAIYVMNLVMKWIEAQGGLKTIEAHNRQKAALIYDALDAHPDVYDPTVTQKADRSLMNVTFRLKNPEWEAAFLEGAKARKMEGLKGHRSVGGFRASIYNAFPIEGCQALADYLHAFAANPTSKAS
- the pepV gene encoding dipeptidase PepV, whose translation is MDPTLQKLHRWIDDHQNEIIEALQGVLRIPSVEGPPEPGAPYGRAVREALDYTLELSRKLGFRVRDIDGHAGDAEFGEGSEYIGVLGHLDVVPEGEGWHYPPYGAEIHDGYIYARGASDDKGPTYAALFAAKALMESGSPLRRRVRIIFGCNEESGFGCMHHYFDVTNQERPLYGFTPDASFPLIYAEKGIVNLTLSKPLPNNNADLYIAYAQGGRRPNMVPDHASALLAGSAKALREAETLLNRYWDRNITFNHTDEGIKIEAIGKSAHGSHPTAGDNAIVRLARVLCEFELPERSLWLDWVVHASDTAGSGLGIAHRDDVSGPLTSNLGVLEYKGGRVFLTYNIRYPVTWPLDSLLDQGRPFWEKEGWSYEVTQGHAPLYVPLDQEPVATLLRVYREETGDMKSQPGTMGGGTYARATPRTVAYGAAFPDGKDGPAHEPDERIAIQSVLKAAKIYAHALYELAK